One Eleginops maclovinus isolate JMC-PN-2008 ecotype Puerto Natales chromosome 22, JC_Emac_rtc_rv5, whole genome shotgun sequence DNA segment encodes these proteins:
- the memo1 gene encoding protein MEMO1, giving the protein MSNRVVCREASHAGSWYSASGSQLNAQLEGWLSKAESSIRPARAIIAPHAGYTYCGSCAAYAYKQVDPSVTRRVFILGPSHHVPLSRCALSPAEIYRTPLYDLRIDQKVYADLWKTGLFERMSLQTDEDEHSIEMHLPYTAKAMESHKDDFSIVPVLVGALSESKEQEYGKLLSKYLADPSNLFIISSDFCHWGQRFRYTYYDESQGEIYRSIEHLDKMGMGIIETLDPMSFTNYLKKYRNTICGRHPIGVLLNAVAELRKSGLDMNFSFLNYAQSSECRNWQDSSVSYAAGALIAH; this is encoded by the exons ATGTCGAACCGAGTGGTGTGCAGAGAAGCAAGTCACGCCGGGAGCTGGTACTCTGCATCGG GATCCCAGCTGAATGCACAACTAGAAGGCTGGCTGTCTAAAGCAGAGTCCTCAATCAGACCTGCTAGAGCCATCATAGCACC GCATGCAGGGTATACCTACTGTGGTTCTTGTGCAGCATATGCCTACAAGCAGGTTGATCCCTCTGTTAC TCGTAGGGTGTTCATCCTGGGACCTTCACACCATGTGCCCCTCTCCCGCTGTGCCCTGTCACCTGCAGAGATCTATAGAACACCTCTCTATGACCTGAGAATCGACCAGAAGG TTTATGCTGACCTCTGGAAAACTGGGTTGTTTGAGCGGATGAGTCTGCAGACAGATGAAGATGAGCACAGTATTGAAATGCACTTGCCTTACACTGCTAAAGCCATGGAGAG CCACAAAGATGACTTTAGCATCGTGCCTGTGCTTGTGGGTGCCCTGAGTGAATCCAAGGAGCAGGAATATGGGAAGCTGCTCAGCAAGTACCTGGCAGACCCTTCCAACCTTTTCATTATCTCATCCGACTTCTGCCACTGGG gTCAACGGTTCCGCTACACATACTATGATGAATCTCAAGGAGAGATCTACAGGTCCATTGAGCATCTTGATAAAATG GGGATGGGCATTATAGAAACGCTGGACCCAATGTCGTTCACCAACTACTTGAAGAAGTACCGGAACACCATCTGTGGGCGGCACCCTATTGGAGTGCTTCTAAAT GCTGTTGCTGAGCTGAGGAAGTCTGGCTTAGACATGAACTTCTCTTTCCTGAACTACGCCCAATCCAGCGAGTGCAGGAATTGGCAGGACAGCTCCGTGAGTTACGCTGCTGGGGCCCTCATCGCTCATTGA
- the mkks gene encoding McKusick-Kaufman/Bardet-Biedl syndromes putative chaperonin — MSRLAKKSPSLCTDLPLDNADICNKLNFLRQLLKSCFGPTGRLKQVHNNIEGHVVTTSTSSVLLPAISSSQPFINLIKTSILNHVSRFSDCGLFAAILCLSLIEQAQQSGLRGNVAIRVNKHLLGLCTTYLQGEDCGCKVKLDFCSSQNLITLARSVISSKPTCVLTEPETLYISKLAVRAFLLTVPCNSPGIVSLGKVVTMSVEGHGVLNSAVFPGLLLDMPDVFTIDKVKNLPSDALRMVLFSASLAGDLSELGVGIIEVPSGVDTDSQILDQLLELGKQVVKDEVKLFVCQKVIHPVLQQYLRSHGIIVIERVGITLMEPLTQLTGAQPVATLHTTIPAKAYGVVRDLNIRTFGSKKMLHLHPPGESAICTMILCHRNETMLSELKVVCQKTEHVLRLTLREPSALLGGGCTETHLAAYIRHKSMTEITETVPALGCSQTEYLLGVEGFCRSLEAVATVLEHDGGNSLMDLTHAHHWTHPADVMTEHMGDGLGSCGCGLVESNPNQKWTYLNTKGPQFSPAPLSRNATLQPRVLDSFTAKLNAMQVAVETANLALDVRYLIQDMN, encoded by the exons ATGTCTCGACTCGCCAAGAaatctccatctctctgtaCCGATTTACCTCTGGACAACGCTGATATTTGTAACAAGCTTAATTTTCTGAGGCAGCTCCTGAAATCTTGTTTTGGTCCGACAGGTAGACTAAAGCAAGTCCACAACAACATTGAAGGGCACGTAGTTACCACTTCAACCTCCTCCGTTCTCCTTCCAGCCATTTCCTCCTCACAGCCTTTTATCAATCTGATAAAAACCTCAATTCTTAACCACGTTTCTCGTTTCAGTGACTGTGGTTTGTTCGCTGCCATTCTTTGTTTGTCTCTTATTGAGCAAGCACAACAGTCTGGTCTCAGAGGAAATGTGGCCATCAGAGTGAACAAGCACTTGCTGGGTCTGTGCACCACTTACCTACAAGGAGAAGACTGTGGTTGTAAAGTGAAGCTCGACTTCTGCAGCAGCCAGAACTTGATCACATTAGCACGCAGTGTTATCTCTAGCAAACCAACATGTGTGCTAACAGAGCCAGAGACCCTTTACATCAGCAAGTTAGCTGTACGAGCTTTTTTGCTGACTGTTCCCTGTAACAGCCCAGGTATAGTCAGTCTTGGCAAAGTAGTGACTATGTCTGTTGAAGGCCATGGTGTGCTAAACTCTGCAGTGTTTCCAGGTTTATTGCTGGACATGCCTGATGTCTTTACTATCGATAAAGTAAAGAACCTGCCTTCAGATGCATTGCGCATGGTGCTGTTCAGTGCTTCCCTTGCTGGGGACCTTTCTGAACTAGGAGTTGGGATAATCGAGGTGCCTTCAGGTGTAGACACAGACTCACAGATACTGGATCAGCTCCTGGAGCTTGGCAAACAGGTGGTTAAAGATGAGGTGAAGCTCTTCGTGTGCCAGAAGGTCATTCACCCAGTTCTGCAGCAATATCTGAGGAGTCATGGTATCatagtgatagagagagtgggAATCACTCTCATGGAGCCCCTTACTCAGCTCACAG GGGCTCAACCCGTGGCCACATTGCACACCACCATCCCAGCAAAGGCCTACGGAGTGGTGAGGGATCTCAATATCAGGACATTTGGATCCAAGAAAATGCTGCATTTACATCCTCCTGGAGAGTCTGCAATCTGCACAATGATCCTCTGCCACAGGAATGAGACCATGCTGAGTGAGCTGAAA GTGGTGTGCCAGAAAACAGAGCATGTGCTGAGGCTCACTCTCAGGGAACCATCTGCTTTACTTGGGGGTGGGTGTACAGAGACCCACTTAGCTGCTTACATCAGACACAAG AGCATGACTGAAATCACAGAGACAGTACCGGCGCTAGGCTGCTCACAGACGGAGTATCTTCTCGGCGTGGAGGGATTCTGTCGCTCTCTGGAGGCTGTGGCCACAGTGCTGGAGCACGATGGTGGGAATTCTTTAATGGATCTCACTCATGCCCACCACTGGACTCACCCTGCAGATGTCATGACAGAACACATGGGTGATGGCTTGGGCTCCTGTGGCTGTGGACTGGTGGAAAGTAACCCAAATCAGAAGTGGACTTATTTAAACACTAAAGGCCCACAGTTCTCACCTGCACCTCTGTCTAGAAATGCTACTCTGCAGCCACGTGTGCTTGACTCCTTCACGGCTAAACTCAATGCGATGCAAGTTGCTGTAGAAACTGCTAATCTTGCACTGGATGTGCGATATTTAATTCAGGATATGAACTAG